The Plasmodium coatneyi strain Hackeri chromosome 2, complete sequence genomic interval AAGATGGTGCCTAGACGTACTGCTAAACCTACGCGGAAAAAACATGAACagctgttgttgttcctcctctGCCCCAGTTAATAATGAACACGCAAATGAATCCCATGCAAAACATAAAAGTGCTAGACCTTTATAGTGGAATAGGGGGGCTACACTACAGCATGCTACAGGCCTTAATAAATTGCGTCCACCAGAGGGCAGAAAAAGGCACCCTCAAAGGGGAAACTGCAAAAGAGAATCTTCCCAACTGTGCCAACCTCTTCAATGACGCATTTCGGTTCATATCGATAGATCTTAACTACCTAGCGAATCAAACACACTACCACAACTTTGAGGAAAATTCAATCTacctaaaggaaaaaaaatatatcgacaaattttttaaagcatgTCAAGGAGAGGGGCGCAACCATGGGGGAACGACCCCCGAAGGTGCGCACAacggaggaaggaacaacatgaAAGAGGTTCCCTTCGTGGAGGATAAAAATTACATCCTTCAAACGGATATAAACAACCTGGACGAAAACTTTCTCGATTACCACAAATTCTTTATTCTGCTAATATCGAACCCTTGTCAGCCGTACACCAGACAGAACAAGAATTTCCAGCAGATCAATTTGGATGAGTTGTTCAGGAAGTACGCCTACACCGCAGCAGAGGAATCCCCtctgggggaaaaaaaagaaaagcaaaaaggaagttcTCCCTCCCCTTTAGACAAATCCGATCATATGAATAATTTGTTCACCCAAAAGTGTAACGATGTGGGAGACACCCCCTTCAAATggacaaatgaagaaagcgATTACGATAAAgtattgggggaaaaaacccAAGGACAAGACCACTTCCACGTGGATAAGCTAAACCTAGACGAAGCCTTAAGCACGCTGCAAATCGAAAAGGACGAACGGTCAAGAAGTTTCATCCACATTTGCAATTTGCTGAAaaaggtaaaggaagaaaatttgccaaaatatatttttatcgAGAATGTCAGAAATTTTGAATTGtccacttcctttttttatttcataaaTTCAGTTAAGAAGAATTATAATTTCCAGACGTACCTTTTGTCCCCCCTGCAGTATGGCATACCGAATGAGCGTCTTCGTTTTTATTGCATATGTAGGAGGAAGGACAAGTTGGCAGATCTTACATCGTGGGAAAAAATCCCCACTGGTGGGACAACCCCACAGTACAGCAATTCGCTTATGCCAGCCAAGTGCATCATCCCCGCATTTGAAAACAACCCCAATTTTAGGCCTTCCCCAAAATACTCTTTTTACACCCCCAGTTTGGTCACATTCCTGGACCATAATGAAAAGTACCCAATAGAATGCAACACAAGTGAAGAAATAAACTTAACTAATGACACATTGGAGGAACACCAAGTTCCGAACAGTACCTTGGAAAAATGCTCATCCTTTTGTTTTGACATGATCGATATAAACCGAAATGGAAATGTGTGCTGCTTCGATGGGGGTCGTTACTATGTCGACAAGAATGAAGCCATAAAGGAACTCCCAAATGAGAGAAACTTGAAGGACATAATCAACTGGAACAGTTTGCATTCCATGTGCTTCACGTCTAACTATGGGAGGTATATTAACGGATCCGGCTCGGTTCTCTACTTCTCCAGGGGTAGAGAAACGGGATGTGGACATGCAGAGAGTGAGCATATGAAAAAATCCCACATGGAAAATCACCCCTCACGCGACGGCTCCTGCAGGGATGACTTCCCCCACGAGGGTCACATGAGCGAACAACCCAACCAGGATAAACTTCACCACGGAGAAATAATCAAACAAAtgagcatatataaaaacagAGTGCGGTACTTTACCCCCGTAGAGATATGCAGACTGATGGGTTATAAAATGCACACCAGCAGGGCTAATACAGACGGCGgcgaaaacaaaaaaaacagagtCGGAAATATCTACTGGAATATGGACCACATTAACCATATGTGCGCCTACACATGTAATGTGCACTACTGTGCTAATAGCCATAGCAACACTTGTTTGTTCAATGAAGGGCTCCATTTGGAAGAGAATCCGGTGAGAGGATCACCAAATGATGCAgtgggtggtggtggccAATCTCCCCATGGAAAATCCCAAGACGAACGGACAGCACCCTGCTCTTGTCACGAATTTAAATTTCCACCATTTTTGACAAACAGGCAAAAGTACAAATTGGTTGGCAATTCCGTCAATGTCATTGTGAtatctttaatttttcaagCCCACGACATTTTCGGGGAGTTCCTCAAAGGAGGGACCCTTCCCAGCTAAATTGGCCATCCGACATGTGCgcccctcttttttaattattttttttttgttctgaaTTAGTCGTTAGAGGATGGAAATTTCGCCATCTTCACCGAATAGATGAACCACATGAACTGAACGACCATTCCTCGTTTGTGAAATTTTatttgaagaaaagggagagaGATTCCCTCTTTCCCACGCTGTTGTTCCTGTGTGTGTAACACCCACTTGCGCATGAACAACATGATGCATTCACCGTTACAATTTGCTCTATTTGAATATGGGCAACACCTTTTCAACATTTGTCcgatacatttttttcgtattttgcattttttatggCCATTCACTCTtgaaaggattttttttttttaaaaccttTTTAAGTCCTGTGTGATGGTATTTCACGTAgtaatgtttttatttttttctccgcccgggggaaatttttaaaagacgCGAGGCAAgtacgtacatacatgtTGTATGTGCATGGTGTGCCCTTTTTTAAGTCTGCAAAAATACCCGTGATAGTTTACAAAGTAACCAACCTGGCGACGTGGTTTCTCCCCTAAAATGCGTCCTCTTTGGACCTCTACAATATCAGCGCCATtccaaaaaagtggaaaaaaaaaaattgttcgaCCTTTTCCAAAGggagtaaaatgaaaaaaaaaaggtgtaggaaaagaaagcgcgcgagagaaaatttttttttttttttttttttcccttttgacatGTGTccgattttttccttttcacctttttgtgATTCGTAAAATTAACTTGCAACGAGTAGCGAAGctgcaaataaaaatgacacaATGGGATCACGTTTTAACTCCTTCGCCGCAACATCAGCaataatttttgttcatataccGTTCGAATAttgcgtgtatatatatttattttcatgCGCACCCTGCGATTGTATAAGTGTAtatctccattttttacgttttttttttcctcctttttaaaccGACTATGACGCGATAAACACGTGTCACACTTTTGAGTTCGCAaatctttaatttttttctttttttcagcgAAGCGGCTAAGCAACGTACAATCCGTGCAGCTGTTGAGAGTTTTCGTCCCTTCTCTGCAAACATGGGGAATTATACCCCTCATTtgatatatgaataaattaatttcctttttttatgtaaaattaGCCAAATTTTTAAACCCATTATGAACCTTATTTGACCAATTTGCGCAACCAGCAGCCTTatgcaaaaatttgcataGGCGTTGTGGTTTTActgaaatatatttttttttttgtttctaaCCACTGTCAAGATGAAGTTATTCCACCTTGTAAAAAGTTTAAACATTCCAAGGAGAAacgttttggaaaaattgtgtaAATGTGACAAGACAAGTAGGGGGTTTAAAGTGCTGTCAAATGTATGCTCCTATGGGGGCAGCACAAACGAACATACGTTGTGCGATAGTGGGGGGTGGTGCGTTCGGAGGAGGTTCCATAGCAGCCGGGGGGACAACCTCGAAGGATGCGACtcagtggggaagaaaaatggggaaccATCAGCAGATAACCACAGTGAGAGCCCCCCCCTCCACGTGGACGACGTTGCAAACGAGCgcgacagaaaaaaaatcaacagGTTTTACCTAGACAGCCAAGCAACCACCATGATAGACCCCAGAGTGCTGGACAAAATGATGCCATACAtgacatacatatatggaaaCGCGCACTCACGTAACCATTTCTTCGGATGGGAATCCGAAAAGGCAGTCGAAGATGCAAGGAAAAACATCCTCCATTTaataaacggaaaaaataataaagaaattatCTTCACCTCCGGTGCAACAGAAAGTAATAACTTAGCACTTATAGGAATATGCACTTACTATAACAAAAGAGATAGCAAAAAAAACCACATAATTACGTCTCAAATTGAGCATAAGTGCATCCTCCAGACGTGTCGATATTTACAAACGAAGGGATTTGAAGTGACTTATTTGAAACCTGAACCCAATGGAATTGTAAAATTAGAAGATAtcgaaaaaaacataaaagagAATACCATAATGGCGTCCTTCATTCATGTAAATAACGAAATTGGAGTCGTACAAGACATTGAAAATATAGGTCTTttgtgtaaagaaaaaaatgtaattttccaCACGGATGCATCCCAAGCGGTAGGTAAAATTCCCATcgatgtgcaaaaaatgaacattgATTTATTGTCCATGTCAGGTCATAAATTATATGGACCCAAAGGAGTCGgagcattatatataaaaaggaaaaagccgAACATAAGACTAAATGCGTTAATACACGGAGGGGGACAAGAAAGGGGACTACGCTCTGGAACTTTACCAACCCATTTAATTGTTGGCTTAGGAGAAGCAGCAAATTTAGGATCCATCGAAATGAACCGTgaccataaaaaaatgaagttctTTTTTGACTATGTAAAAAATCACCTCATGCAAAATTTAGATTATATCGTCTTCAATGGATGCCAAACGAACAGATATTTTGGAAACATGAATGtgtcctttttatttgtggAGGGTGAAAGTTTGTTAATGTCTTTGAACGAAATAGCTCTCAGTTCGGGTTCTGCTTGCACATCTAGCACGTTAGAACCCAGTTACGTATTACGATCCATAGGAATATCAGAAGACATTGCACACACATCCATAAGAATTGGGTTTAATAGATTCACCACCTTTTTCGAAGTGCAGCAGCTCTGCGAAAATTTGGTTAAGTCTGTCAAGAGACTGCGTAGCATCTCTCCGTTGTACGAAATGGAGATGGAGAAAAAGTCCTCCGGTGATACGCCTCATTTTGTGTGGACCTAAAAGTGGGGATGGCTTGGTACAGAAGGTGCATACGAAGAAGAGATATTCCCACACGTATGATCAGCTTCTACCCATTTGGCGAGCATCTTTATGCAGGGGGAGTGTAAGAAGAGGTGCACAGAAGAGCGAGAAGGAAcggacagaaaaaaaaaataaccatttcatatgtacactttTCCAACGCGCGTGCTAGCCTAACTAAACgagttttaaaaatatattaacgtGTTTCTAGCGCGTTGACAGGGTAGCACCTCCCCAGGATTAAAACCATATGATCACTTCATTTCCATCCCCCCTATCGCACTTACAATGGGAGGTGCACTTTTTGTATCGCTGAGTCAAACTGTGACTGTCTAACATTCAATGAGAAGAAtccacttttaaaaaatgtttatttttttgtgtattaccCTAGTTTGTCTTTTTGCGCCCCTCCGTAGCGTTGTGCGGCGTGAGGTGGCGAAacgtggaattttttttttctcttttttttttttttgtttcatttcGTATGACCCCTTCTTCACACAAGTTTCTTGCCAATGGGGGAGACCACCTTTTAAGGGAAGCACACTTTTATGCGTCCATTTACGACGCGCTCCTTTAACGAATGCACTGCTTCGTTGAGTTTTTCATGTCGCTTTTTCAACTTAAACACTGCTTTGTCAATAAATTTGTTTCCTCTCCGATGGTATGTGTAAACTTTGCAAACTGCGAACACAACGGGGTAACCACGCAGGGGAGGCGTTACAATGCTACCCCAGCTGTAGCTCCCCGATGGACGTTTCTCCCAACAGATGAATGAACCTTTTCGATGGCGCCGGAATGCTTTATCTTGTTCTGCTCTGCATCCCCCCGCTTCGACCTcgcctttttcaaatttcacAAACTCGTATTTTGTCGACTCAAAGGAAGAAGGCATATAACAAGCTTCCGCCGAAAACGGCCCCGTTTTCCCGTTACGGTGTT includes:
- a CDS encoding DNA (Cytosine-5)-methyltransferase-like protein 2, translating into MQNIKVLDLYSGIGGLHYSMLQALINCVHQRAEKGTLKGETAKENLPNCANLFNDAFRFISIDLNYLANQTHYHNFEENSIYLKEKKYIDKFFKACQGEGRNHGGTTPEGAHNGGRNNMKEVPFVEDKNYILQTDINNLDENFLDYHKFFILLISNPCQPYTRQNKNFQQINLDELFRKYAYTAAEESPLGEKKEKQKGSSPSPLDKSDHMNNLFTQKCNDVGDTPFKWTNEESDYDKVLGEKTQGQDHFHVDKLNLDEALSTLQIEKDERSRSFIHICNLLKKVKEENLPKYIFIENVRNFELSTSFFYFINSVKKNYNFQTYLLSPLQYGIPNERLRFYCICRRKDKLADLTSWEKIPTGGTTPQYSNSLMPAKCIIPAFENNPNFRPSPKYSFYTPSLVTFLDHNEKYPIECNTSEEINLTNDTLEEHQVPNSTLEKCSSFCFDMIDINRNGNVCCFDGGRYYVDKNEAIKELPNERNLKDIINWNSLHSMCFTSNYGRYINGSGSVLYFSRGRETGCGHAESEHMKKSHMENHPSRDGSCRDDFPHEGHMSEQPNQDKLHHGEIIKQMSIYKNRVRYFTPVEICRLMGYKMHTSRANTDGGENKKNRVGNIYWNMDHINHMCAYTCNVHYCANSHSNTCLFNEGLHLEENPVRGSPNDAVGGGGQSPHGKSQDERTAPCSCHEFKFPPFLTNRQKYKLVGNSVNVIVISLIFQAHDIFGEFLKGGTLPS
- a CDS encoding Cysteine desulfurase; its protein translation is MKLFHLVKSLNIPRRNVLEKLCKCDKTSRGFKVLSNVCSYGGSTNEHTLCDSGGWCVRRRFHSSRGDNLEGCDSVGKKNGEPSADNHSESPPLHVDDVANERDRKKINRFYLDSQATTMIDPRVLDKMMPYMTYIYGNAHSRNHFFGWESEKAVEDARKNILHLINGKNNKEIIFTSGATESNNLALIGICTYYNKRDSKKNHIITSQIEHKCILQTCRYLQTKGFEVTYLKPEPNGIVKLEDIEKNIKENTIMASFIHVNNEIGVVQDIENIGLLCKEKNVIFHTDASQAVGKIPIDVQKMNIDLLSMSGHKLYGPKGVGALYIKRKKPNIRLNALIHGGGQERGLRSGTLPTHLIVGLGEAANLGSIEMNRDHKKMKFFFDYVKNHLMQNLDYIVFNGCQTNRYFGNMNVSFLFVEGESLLMSLNEIALSSGSACTSSTLEPSYVLRSIGISEDIAHTSIRIGFNRFTTFFEVQQLCENLVKSVKRLRSISPLYEMEMEKKSSGDTPHFVWT